A genomic segment from Clostridium pasteurianum BC1 encodes:
- a CDS encoding tyrosine-type recombinase/integrase gives MLCNGGSEKKDKIIEIFTDEEIKILNVSLKNHRLKAIILLALGTGLREGELLGLKWTDIDFENKQLKVERSVKQVYIIAADGSKEFKTIEQLPKSKTSIRSVPIPSTLIHVLKEHKTMQKCEKLKAGASYIDNNYVFSTDLGKVINARNLTRSYERLLKKANIPYRKFHSLKHTYATKLFERKEPLKTVQILLGHSDISTTSNIYTHVMPKEKVNAAEKLNDLFI, from the coding sequence ATTTTATGTAATGGCGGATCAGAAAAAAAGGATAAAATAATTGAGATATTTACAGATGAAGAAATAAAAATATTAAATGTATCTTTAAAAAATCATAGGCTTAAAGCTATAATATTATTAGCTCTTGGAACAGGATTAAGGGAAGGAGAATTATTAGGGCTGAAATGGACCGATATTGATTTTGAAAATAAACAGCTTAAAGTAGAAAGAAGTGTTAAACAAGTTTATATTATTGCTGCTGATGGTAGCAAAGAGTTTAAAACAATAGAACAACTTCCAAAGTCAAAAACATCTATTAGGTCTGTCCCTATACCATCTACTCTTATTCATGTACTAAAGGAACATAAAACAATGCAAAAATGTGAAAAATTAAAAGCTGGAGCCTCTTATATTGATAATAACTATGTGTTTTCAACTGATTTAGGTAAAGTAATCAATGCTAGAAATTTAACCCGGAGCTATGAAAGATTACTAAAAAAAGCAAATATTCCTTATAGAAAATTTCACTCATTAAAACACACATATGCTACAAAATTATTTGAAAGAAAAGAACCACTAAAGACAGTTCAAATTCTATTAGGTCATAGCGATATTTCAACTACCTCAAATATTTATACTCACGTTATGCCTAAAGAAAAAGTAAATGCAGCTGAAAAATTAAATGATTTATTTATCTAG
- a CDS encoding XTP/dITP diphosphatase produces the protein MNKLIVASNNQGKIREIKEILKDFQLQVFSLRELNINIDVLEDGNTFMDNAYKKAKEVYDVTEGYMVLSDDSGLMVDALNGAPGVFSARFSGEHGNDEKNNEKLLNMLKGKDKNQRKAKFVCALVLIIDNHREIRVQEEIKGFITEQKRGKDGFGYDPLFYVPGLEKTFAEMADKEKNGISHRGKALNRLKKKLEEEL, from the coding sequence GAAATAAAAGAAATTCTTAAAGACTTTCAATTACAAGTATTTTCTTTAAGGGAATTAAATATTAATATAGATGTATTAGAAGATGGAAATACCTTCATGGATAACGCTTATAAGAAAGCTAAAGAGGTATATGATGTTACAGAAGGGTATATGGTGTTATCGGATGACTCAGGGCTTATGGTTGATGCTTTGAATGGAGCACCAGGAGTTTTCTCAGCAAGATTTTCAGGAGAACATGGAAATGATGAAAAAAATAATGAAAAATTGCTTAATATGCTAAAGGGCAAAGATAAAAATCAAAGAAAGGCCAAATTTGTTTGTGCTTTAGTTCTTATCATAGATAATCATAGAGAAATTAGAGTACAGGAAGAAATAAAAGGCTTTATAACTGAACAGAAGAGAGGAAAAGATGGATTTGGATACGATCCTCTGTTTTATGTACCTGGATTGGAAAAGACCTTTGCAGAAATGGCTGATAAGGAAAAAAATGGTATTAGTCATAGAGGAAAGGCATTAAATCGACTAAAGAAGAAATTGGAGGAAGAGTTATAG
- a CDS encoding metallophosphoesterase yields the protein MIIGVLSDTHKLKGYIKNACEYVKDCDLIIHLGDNVDDIEEIKQYYNGNIINVSGNCDYTENIPSERFEIVDGKKFFITHGHNYNVKSSLINLKYKAIEIGADVVLFGHTHVAEVIEEDGILFVNPGSVSMPRNGKNSIGIIEIINGNIEANIKTL from the coding sequence ATGATAATAGGAGTATTAAGCGATACACATAAATTAAAGGGCTACATAAAAAATGCCTGTGAATATGTAAAAGACTGTGATTTAATAATACATTTAGGCGATAATGTGGATGATATAGAAGAAATAAAACAATATTATAATGGTAATATTATAAATGTAAGTGGCAATTGTGACTATACAGAAAATATACCTAGTGAAAGATTCGAAATAGTAGATGGTAAGAAGTTTTTTATAACTCATGGACATAATTACAACGTAAAAAGTAGCCTTATAAACCTTAAATATAAAGCAATTGAAATAGGAGCTGATGTGGTATTATTTGGTCATACCCACGTGGCAGAAGTAATAGAAGAAGATGGAATATTATTTGTTAATCCAGGTAGTGTTTCTATGCCGCGAAATGGAAAAAATAGTATAGGCATCATAGAAATTATTAATGGAAATATAGAGGCTAATATAAAAACCCTATAA